From Salvelinus alpinus chromosome 20, SLU_Salpinus.1, whole genome shotgun sequence:
TTGCTGGGTTACATAGCCAGGTGGGTTCTACACTTTGGTGGTGGAAGGGGCGAGTCATCCCGACACAGTGGAATCCGCTGCAGTTTCAGTGCTATATAGAGCTATAAAAATGTCAACTGTTCTCTTCATCATTCTGCTACGAGGAACTGTAAAATTGCAGTAGTAAATTGTGAAGGTCGTAAACTCACCTTTGGCCCAGGGCTGGAAGGTGCTGAGGTTCCTCTTGCCGCCATCCCCACTGATGTCAGAGTCACTGTCATTGAAGTCACTGTCTCCTTTTCCACTGTCCTTCACACTCTGCTGGTCAATGCCACTGCTAATGAAATCAAACATATTAGCCACTGCTAATGGAATCAAACATACTAGCCAGTGCTAATAGAATCAAATATATTAGCCAGTGCTAATTGAAGCAAACATATTAGCCAGTGCTAAGAGAATCAAACATATTAGCCAGTGCTAAGAGAATCAAACATATTAGCCACTGCTAAGAGAATCAAACATATTAGCCACTGCTAAGAGAATCAAACATATTAGCCAGTGCTAAGAGAATCAAACATATTAGCCACTGCTAAGAGAATCAAACATATTAGCCAGTGCTAATGGAAGCAAACATATTAGCCAGTGCTAAGAGAATCAAACATATTAGCCACTGCTAAGAGAATCAAACATATTAGCCACTGCTAAGAGAATCAAACATATTAGCCACTGCTAATGGAAGCAAACATATTAGCCACTGCTAATAGAATCAAACATATTAGCCACTGCTAATAGAATCAAACATATTAGCCAGTGCTAATAGAATCAAACATATTAGCCAGTGCTAATAGAATCAAACATATTAGCCAGTGCTAATAGAATCAAACATATTAGCCACTGCTAATAGAATCAAACATATTAGCCACTGCTAATAGAATCAAACATATTAGCCACTGCTAATAGAATCAAACATATTAGCCACTGCTAATGGAAGCAAACATATTAGCCACTGCTAATGGAAGCAAACATATTAGCCAGTGCTAATAGAATCAAACATATTAGCTACTGCTAAGAGAATCAAACATATTAGCCACTGCTAAGAGAATCAAACATATTAGCCAGTGCTAATAGAATCAAACATATTAGCCAGTGCTAATAGAATCAAACATATTAGCCACTGCTAATAGAATCAAACATATTAGCCACTGCTAATAGAATCAAACATATTAGCCACTGCTAATAGAATCAAACATATTAGCCACTGCTAATGGAAGCAAACATATTAGCCACTGCTAATGGAAGCAAACATATTAGCCAGTGCTAATAGAATCAAACATATTAGCTACTGCTAAGAGAATCAAACATATTAGCCACTGCTAAGAGAATCAAACATATTAGCCACTGCTAATATAATCAAATATATTAGTCACTGCTAATAGAATCAAACATATTAGCCACTGCTAAGAGAATCAAACATATTAGCCACTGCTAAGAGAATCAAACATATTAGCCACTGCTAAGAGAATCAAACATATTAGCCACTGCTAATAGAATCAAACATATTAGCCACTGCTAATAGAATCAAACATATTAGCCACTGCTAATAGAATCAAATATATTAGCCACTGCTAATataatcaaatatatatattgtgtctGACTACTGATGTTTGCTTTGTTTCCCGCCTCTCCTTTTTTGAGCATGCCAGCCCCTtaaccccccaccccttctctctTATGAGCATGCCAcccccccactccaacctcccacCCCCCACTGcaacctcccaccccctctcacCGGACAACCACGGCAATCACATGAAGTATGCATACGGAATGTTAAGTACCTTCCAGTGACTCGTTATGTAAATAATTGTGATTAAACAGCACGTCATACCAAATATGAtgataataatattaatattaaatAATATGATGAATGTGGCGGTATTCTTACCTAATTTGCGGGCAGTATTTGTCCCCTTGCCACACAGATGATGGTTGGAAAGGCTTGGGAGGCAGGAACATCTAAAGAGCAAACACAAGAGAGAACAAGATGGGAATTCATTTCAGCTACATGGATTAGGAGTAGTACAACACTTTAATGTGTACACTTGTATACAAAACACTATTGAAACGGAATCAAATAATTCACCCACCTGGGACTCCAACTCTCCACTTTTCTCTTCATATAGGCTGGACTCATCAAGAGATGAAGAAGTCCTTTCATTGAGGAAACCTCTTGGGTCACCAAACATGTTGGGTTCTGCAGAGTTGAGCCTGGGATGATGCCTGGAGTCAAACAGGCTGTGAGTCACGTCTCTCTTGGAGTCATGGTCCTTCCCTCCTCGGTTCAGTTTGCATGTGATAACAACAGTTGCTATGGCAATCAGCAGCAGAGTACAACCCCCGCCGAGTATAATGATTACTACTACTGAAATATCCAAGCCTGCACTTTTCTCATCACTTGACCGTAATACAATGACAAGTTGGTCGTCTGAGAGCTGCAAGTCTGTGACAACAAAGCGAATGGTGGCACTGCTGGAGAGAGGGGATCTCCCACTGTCACTCAATGCAATCTTGATTTCCAACACGTCTCCAATAGCAGAGGCCAGACCCTGTTTTACAGCTATTTCTCCAGTGTCTTTATTGATTGAAAATATCTTAGAGTCACCTTGTACGATTCTGTAGCTGAGCTCACCATTCATACCCTCATCCTCATCCTGACCTTTGACCCGTAGTGCCAGATACCCCAATGGTGCATTGACAGGAAGAGGAATTTCAGCAGAGTCATTAAGCATAACGGGAAAGGTAAAATAGGGATAGTTGTCGTTCTGATCAACAACTTTGATTCTGATCACGGATGTGCTTGACAGCTGAGGTGAGCCCTTGTCGTCAGCCTGGATGGTTAATTCAATCTGCTGGAGCGTTTCAAAATCGAAAGATCTCAGGCTATACAATGACCCTGACACTGGGTCTATAGACACATATGTCGAAATGGAAGCCTCCCCGACAACCTCTGAGTCTATGAGTTTATATGACACTTTGGCGTTTTTACCCCGATCAAGGTCCCGTGCTAcaacagtagttatatatgaCCCGGGAATATTATTTTCCAGGACAGAAACTTCATAAATGGATTTACTGAAGAGGGGGGCGTTGTCGTTCTCGTCCGTCACTCTGATGGTATACTGCTTGATGGTTTTGAAAGGAGGAGTTCCAAGGTCTTCAGCCACTACAGTGAGGTTATACTCTGGGATCGTTTCTCTATCTAAAGTGGTGGTTGTTACAATCATAAAACTGTCCCCGTAGGCCTGTTGTAACTTGAAATGTTCGTGCCCGTGTAGGCTACTGCGTACATAACCGTTCGAGCCAGAGTCGCTGTCCGAGGTGCAGATTAGCGCCACAAAACTTTCCTCCGCTGCGGCCTCCGTGATGTAAGCCACATCGTCACTCGTCGAGGTCTTTGGCTTGATGGTGATTTCTGGTGCGTTATCATTTACATCTACGACATCAACAACCACTTTGCAAGTCGATGGAATAGAATTAGTGCCTAAATCGGATGCTTTAATTTTCAGTTCATAGGATATCTTCTTCTCGTAATCAACCAATGTTTTTAAAGTTACAGCACCGGAAATCCGGTCTATATTAAAAATACGCATTGTTTCAGATGATGTGTCTTCTACAAATCCATACACTACCTCGCCATTAATGCCAACATCTGGATCAAACGCATGCACTTTCAGCACTTGGTAACCTACAGGAGAATCTTCGTAAAGTTCAACTTTTAGTGAGTTGTGCTCAAACGTTGGGCTGTTGTCATTAAAATCCAGCACTTTGATATGAACAGTCATTGATCCGGACCTGGGTGGCTCTCCGCCATCTGTTGCCGTCACTTCAACTGTATAGGAATCTTCAGCCTCTCTGTCCATTGCTTTCACAAGCACAAGTTCAGCATACTTCACTCCAGCCTCCCTGCTGCGCACATCAACTATGAAATGGCTGGAGGGAGAGATATGGTAACTTTGGATGTAGTTATTGCCGACATCATGGTCAACAGCGATGTCCAACGGGAATCGGGAGTCCACCTGAACATTCTCGGATATTTCAAGGGTCGTCTCGTTGTGGAGAAACTGGGGTGAATTGTCGTTAATGTCCCTTACCTCGATCTCTACGTGAATCAGCTGAAACTTTTCTTTGGAGAAGGCAACTATGTCGAAGGTGACAAGACACCGCGGAGACCTCAGGCACAGCTGCTCCCGGTCAATTGTTTCCCCAACGGTTAAAAGTCCATCAATCTCCCTCATTTGAATCACACACGAATTGGTCTCCTGCATGAAGCGGAAAGATGTTTGAGGGTCCTCAGCTGGGTCTATCTTTAAATCCTGAGACAGATTTCCAATCTCTGTCCCGGGCGCATCCTCTTCATACGTGTAGTACCTTGTAGTCGTAGACTGAACcgagtagaacagaacagcaaGCAACACGCACTCTCCAACTCGTCGAAACCCGCAGAATCCCATTTTAAAGTGCAATGATGATGACAGAAAACTTCATATAGAAAACGAGCTGGAAGTAAACTTGTTGTGATGTTGAGCTCCCTTGCCACGAGCAACTGGATTGGATATGGTCCAAAGAGAGCGTTGATCTATAAGCCTTGATTTATGCAAATTAGTTGACTCACCGACCAATGGCATTGAACTGGCCAGCCAAATGGGGCACGTTTGGTTTCCAGCTGGCGCCAATTGCTACCACCCTTCTCCTCGACAGTGTGCAAATGGTCTTTTTAAATACAGTGCACTCTAAAAAATGCtgggctaaaaacaacctgatttGTGTTCTTTGGTAACCCAGCAGTGGgtattggacagaacacatgcTGAGTTATTTTTGAATCAGCCAGTTGGGTTGTTGGGATTACTCAAACCTGGGTTAATTTAACCATTAGTTGGATATTTTATACTTTAATTTAATGCTGGGTTGACCTAGCAGCTGGGTCTTTTTAAATGTAATCCTTAGGTTATTTTCAGGAGACATGGCTTATTAAGgggtgtggctttcagatagATCTTATTGAccacccgtgagagtaaatgtaattcctgttcatcatgtcaaatatttttgttgttgcattttacACATTCTTCTAGAATATTAAGATTATTTCTTACTGTTTTAATAAGGTGGTATCTAATCCAACAATGGGATTTGCAGGCTTTTAGGGAACTCATACAATTCTGTAAGCCTCATTGAAGCTACAAAAAGGTTAATGTTGAACCTTAACATGTGATAactatacaacagaacagatgacTACTGTCACAGGTGGCTAAAATgaactatctgaaagccacatCCCTACTAAACTacgcctccagtcttctgatctgacctGCTGGGTCATGTCTCAATAACCCTTCTTCAACAACCTATCCTTGCtcttttaaaaaaaagaaatcaaCCCAACTCCTTCAACCCAGCTGTCGGGTCAAACAAACAACCCAGCATTTTTTAGAGTGTGGTAATGGAATTTGATAATGGTAAGAAAAAACTTCCTTACAGTGAAGCATGTATATTAGCATGTATATTAGCATGTATATTAGCATGTATAGCACCGTTTACCACCGTTAGCACCGTTTACCTAAAAAATATTAGCATGTATATTAGCATGTATATTAGCATGTATATTAGCATTTCTTCAATAGAACTTTAATCCAGTTGGGCTTTCCCCATCTGAATAAATAACTTTCATTCAGAGGTTATTTTAGACTGATGTGTTGGTCTGTTTATGAATACAGAAAAATAATAATCATCATCAACACCGTTTACCTAAAAAATATGTACAATTTATTCACTGTAAATAAGCTGAATACTTTATTAACCATGTATTAACTACCCAATAATATTATGGCATTTTAGTACTTTTATGTTgtaaaatgatttttttttaaacaaattgtAAGTCACCGATTGTAATACTCAAAGAGCAATTTTCAACCTTACAGTCATTATTTCCAGCACCATACCAGTTTCTATATATGcgcaaaaaaaaatgtaacattaaAAAGGATGATGTCATCAAAAGTATGAACATAAAAACTGTGATTTTCAAACAGTGTGAGGTGGCGGTGAAGCGGTGAGCAGGAAAATCAATTAAACATTAACTTGATGAATCCTACTTGATTTAGAGCCTTTCTTCTAATCCTCTTAACTAGAAGAACTTATAAATGCATACTTTTCACATATTTAcacactggtatggtgctggacATAATATGAGGTTGAAAGAATTTCTTAAACAAGTCtacctttattttttttaatttaactaggcaagtcagttaagaactaattcttctTTACTTTTGATgggctaccccggccaaaccctaacccggaagacactgggccaattgtgcaccaccctatgggactcgcaatcatgaccggttgtgatacagcctggaatcaaaccagagtctgtagtgacgcctctagtactgagatgcagtgccttagaccgctgcgccactcgcgaGCCCATTTTAATTCAACATGAGAATAGTCACATAGTTAACACTAGCCCACAACAATGATTGGGGCATAGCCTACTAGTAGTCTAACAGAACTGCATTCATGTGAAGTTTTAAACTGGCTGTTGACAAACATATGGGTGATTAGTGTgtgttgattaaaaaaaatctgttttgggCTTCAAAGGGCTCAGGCCTGGCTGACACCTTCCTCTAAGTTGGAGCTAAATCTGTCTGAGCCACCCAATGGAGCAAGCACAGGAAGGCGTTAAAAACGACACACTTAAAAAGAGTCACTGGGGCATTAAGCATTTGTTGGTCTACTAACTCTGGTTAAAAGAGGTGAAGAGAATTTAGCATGAGGTAATCTACATTAGAGAATGTGATAGCTTGAGGCTGGTTTTAGCTGTCAACTGCACCATCAATTAAACTGGCTGGAATTCAATCAAAACTGAACCTCCCACCAATGACTACAGCAGTGtctgctcactcacacacacacttcttattCTGAAAACTGGAAACATCAATCTGAGAAGTTTTTACAGTACCTAAAACCATTAGTatgtcattttattttatttgaagatgggaaaaatatatatactgtgcaAGCATACAGATGCTGGTTCAGTTGAATTGAGCTCATAGAGATGCTGGTTCAGTTGAATTGAGCTCGTAGAGATGCTGGTTCAGTTGAATTGAGCTCGTAGAGATGCTGGTTCAGTTGAATTGAGCTCGTATAGATGCTGGTTCAGTTGAATTGAGCTCGTATAGATGCTGGTTCAGTTGAATTGAGCTCATAGAGATGCTGGTTCAGTTGAATTGAGCTCACATATATGCTGGTTCAGTTGAATTGAGCTCGTAGAGATGCTGGTTCAGTTGAATTGAGCTCACAGAGATGCTGGTTCAGTTGAATTGAGCTCACAGATATGCTGGTTCAGTTGAATTGAGCTCACAGATATGCTGGTTCAGTTGAATTGAGCTCGTAGAGATGCTGGTTCGGTTGAATTGAGCTCACAGATATGCTGGTTCAGTTGAATTGAGCTCGTAGAGATGCTGGTTCAGTTGAATTGAGCTCGTAGAGATGCTGGTTCAGTTGAATTGAGCTCACAAAGATGCTGGTTCAGTTGAATTGAGCTCATAGAGATGCTGGTTCAGTTAAATTGAGCTCACAGAGATGCTGGTTCAGTTGAATTGAGCTCACAGATATGCTGGTTCAGTTGAATTGAGCTCGCAGATATGCTGGTTCAGTTGAATTGAGCTCGTAGAGATGCTGGTTCGGTTGAATTGAGCTCACAGATATGCTGGTTCAGTTGAATTGAGCTCGTAGAGATGCTGGTTTGGTTGAATTGAGCTCGTAGAGATGCTGGTTTGGTTGAATTGAGCTCACAGCTACAAGTGACTTGCCATCTCATCGTAGCACATATTGTTTCAACAAGTTCATGTAAATGATCCGTCAATATTATAACCTGTCTTGTGCAAAGATTTCCATGACATATATTGATCTGCTAGTTCCATTGAACTCACAGTCTTAGCCCATGATGTGGTCATACTGTCCATCACATGGGCCCTCGTATGGGACTCGACTGGAGCTGCTAAGCCCATTGTTTGATTCTCCATTAACAAACAATACCCTGAAAGACTGTCAGTAAGCTTCTGAAATAAGCTCATGCACAGTCTGATCTGTGATTAGTGATGTTATAATATTGCACTGTACTCATGGTTCATCCATAGTAACAGAGAGGATAGAAATGCAATAACCAAAGGCTGTCATAACTTGCTAACTGAACGAATTTGACAGATTCAAGGGAATTGTTCTCGGGCTATACTCCCACCACTGCTGAAGCTATTTCACGAACAGAACTGAAGGAGTAATTTTGATTAACATGGGAAGAAATGTGTAAAGATTGTGTAAAGGTGGTCCCGACTTACGTTTACTTGTACAATTGCAAGGCATAATATTGTTATACAGTATTAATTGAGTCTACTGTACAGTGTACATTAGTGTGTCTTTTCATGAATAATTAAAGTACTAAATAATTAATGATAGTCAAAgaaaacatgtttacatttgTGTGAATAAACATGTTTGAGTTTTGGGAGCATTGGAAGAGATCGCAGATGACGTCTTTCCTCTCCAGGCAGACTGGGAAGACCAGAAGCCCTCTACCCAGGACAGGCAGACTGGGAAGGCCAGAAGCCCTCTACCCAGGACAGGCAGACTGGGAAGACCAGAAGCCCTCTACCCAGGACAGGCAGACTGGGAAGACCAGAAGCCCTCTACCCAGGACAGGCAGACTGGGAAGGCCAGAAGCCCTCTACACCAGG
This genomic window contains:
- the LOC139546282 gene encoding protocadherin-8-like isoform X2 yields the protein MGFCGFRRVGECVLLAVLFYSVQSTTTRYYTYEEDAPGTEIGNLSQDLKIDPAEDPQTSFRFMQETNSCVIQMREIDGLLTVGETIDREQLCLRSPRCLVTFDIVAFSKEKFQLIHVEIEVRDINDNSPQFLHNETTLEISENVQVDSRFPLDIAVDHDVGNNYIQSYHISPSSHFIVDVRSREAGVKYAELVLVKAMDREAEDSYTVEVTATDGGEPPRSGSMTVHIKVLDFNDNSPTFEHNSLKVELYEDSPVGYQVLKVHAFDPDVGINGEVVYGFVEDTSSETMRIFNIDRISGAVTLKTLVDYEKKISYELKIKASDLGTNSIPSTCKVVVDVVDVNDNAPEITIKPKTSTSDDVAYITEAAAEESFVALICTSDSDSGSNGYVRSSLHGHEHFKLQQAYGDSFMIVTTTTLDRETIPEYNLTVVAEDLGTPPFKTIKQYTIRVTDENDNAPLFSKSIYEVSVLENNIPGSYITTVVARDLDRGKNAKVSYKLIDSEVVGEASISTYVSIDPVSGSLYSLRSFDFETLQQIELTIQADDKGSPQLSSTSVIRIKVVDQNDNYPYFTFPVMLNDSAEIPLPVNAPLGYLALRVKGQDEDEGMNGELSYRIVQGDSKIFSINKDTGEIAVKQGLASAIGDVLEIKIALSDSGRSPLSSSATIRFVVTDLQLSDDQLVIVLRSSDEKSAGLDISVVVIIILGGGCTLLLIAIATVVITCKLNRGGKDHDSKRDVTHSLFDSRHHPRLNSAEPNMFGDPRGFLNERTSSSLDESSLYEEKSGELESQMFLPPKPFQPSSVWQGDKYCPQISGIDQQSVKDSGKGDSDFNDSDSDISGDGGKRNLSTFQPWAKGSFHAANTLAVDCQGTYCVIPTQSFQAPRDNAYTIGFIQAPVYNNAHAYPHSWKDSGYNTSIPKARNTMQTFSNHTGTLPSYFTHQKRQSPAGLDEIQEHNQDITTVATISEVATIL
- the LOC139546282 gene encoding protocadherin-8-like isoform X1, which encodes MGFCGFRRVGECVLLAVLFYSVQSTTTRYYTYEEDAPGTEIGNLSQDLKIDPAEDPQTSFRFMQETNSCVIQMREIDGLLTVGETIDREQLCLRSPRCLVTFDIVAFSKEKFQLIHVEIEVRDINDNSPQFLHNETTLEISENVQVDSRFPLDIAVDHDVGNNYIQSYHISPSSHFIVDVRSREAGVKYAELVLVKAMDREAEDSYTVEVTATDGGEPPRSGSMTVHIKVLDFNDNSPTFEHNSLKVELYEDSPVGYQVLKVHAFDPDVGINGEVVYGFVEDTSSETMRIFNIDRISGAVTLKTLVDYEKKISYELKIKASDLGTNSIPSTCKVVVDVVDVNDNAPEITIKPKTSTSDDVAYITEAAAEESFVALICTSDSDSGSNGYVRSSLHGHEHFKLQQAYGDSFMIVTTTTLDRETIPEYNLTVVAEDLGTPPFKTIKQYTIRVTDENDNAPLFSKSIYEVSVLENNIPGSYITTVVARDLDRGKNAKVSYKLIDSEVVGEASISTYVSIDPVSGSLYSLRSFDFETLQQIELTIQADDKGSPQLSSTSVIRIKVVDQNDNYPYFTFPVMLNDSAEIPLPVNAPLGYLALRVKGQDEDEGMNGELSYRIVQGDSKIFSINKDTGEIAVKQGLASAIGDVLEIKIALSDSGRSPLSSSATIRFVVTDLQLSDDQLVIVLRSSDEKSAGLDISVVVIIILGGGCTLLLIAIATVVITCKLNRGGKDHDSKRDVTHSLFDSRHHPRLNSAEPNMFGDPRGFLNERTSSSLDESSLYEEKSGELESQMFLPPKPFQPSSVWQGDKYCPQISSGIDQQSVKDSGKGDSDFNDSDSDISGDGGKRNLSTFQPWAKGSFHAANTLAVDCQGTYCVIPTQSFQAPRDNAYTIGFIQAPVYNNAHAYPHSWKDSGYNTSIPKARNTMQTFSNHTGTLPSYFTHQKRQSPAGLDEIQEHNQDITTVATISEVATIL